A stretch of Clostridium sp. BJN0001 DNA encodes these proteins:
- a CDS encoding PocR ligand-binding domain-containing protein — protein MLKILENNEIDLEALELNDIINIDTLQKFQDDFARALSCASVTIDAKGEHITKPSAYTNFCQNLVRSTEEGNKRCVESHKQMGIEAAKTGRPYVSECHAGLIEFAIPIAINGKLIATVMGGQLLENNLDDTSIEKTASYIHVDSDKLKNAAKKLKVTTKEKIESAANVLLVVINTLAKAGYDKLKLTVLTKKLNENFMQVSATVEELSASSTDISNQQENLNGEISKVGSITEKIDEILQAIKNIAKQTTMLGLNASIEAARAGEAGKGFAVVAAEIKKLSENSKETADQIAVLNGQIQNSIKTTTDNSEAILDTTKEQAKAMESVSESVRNSAEISDIIDNMLSK, from the coding sequence AAAATTTCAAGATGATTTTGCAAGAGCGTTAAGTTGTGCGAGCGTAACAATAGATGCAAAAGGGGAACATATTACAAAACCAAGTGCATATACAAACTTTTGCCAAAATTTAGTTAGGTCAACAGAAGAGGGAAATAAAAGATGCGTAGAATCGCATAAACAAATGGGAATTGAGGCTGCAAAAACTGGAAGACCATATGTTAGTGAATGTCATGCAGGTCTTATAGAATTTGCTATACCAATAGCTATTAATGGAAAACTTATAGCTACTGTAATGGGAGGACAACTATTAGAAAATAACCTTGATGATACAAGCATTGAAAAAACTGCATCTTACATACATGTAGATTCAGATAAGTTAAAGAATGCTGCTAAAAAGCTAAAGGTTACTACAAAAGAAAAAATAGAATCTGCAGCAAATGTGTTGTTAGTAGTTATAAATACTCTTGCCAAAGCGGGTTATGACAAGCTTAAGCTTACAGTTTTAACTAAAAAATTAAATGAGAACTTTATGCAGGTTTCTGCTACAGTAGAAGAATTATCTGCATCATCTACAGATATTTCAAATCAGCAGGAAAATCTTAATGGAGAGATTTCAAAAGTAGGAAGTATAACAGAAAAAATTGATGAAATTCTTCAAGCAATTAAAAATATTGCAAAGCAGACAACAATGCTTGGACTAAATGCATCAATAGAAGCAGCAAGAGCTGGAGAAGCAGGAAAAGGATTTGCAGTAGTTGCCGCAGAAATAAAAAAACTTTCAGAGAATTCTAAAGAAACTGCTGATCAGATTGCCGTTTTAAATGGACAAATTCAGAATTCAATAAAAACTACAACAGATAATTCAGAAGCTATTCTTGATACAACAAAAGAGCAAGCTAAGGCTATGGAATCTGTAAGTGAATCTGTAAGAAATTCAGCTGAAATTTCAGATATTATAGATAATATGCTTTCAAAATAA
- a CDS encoding response regulator transcription factor, which translates to MIKILLVEDNKEISQNITEFFKGEYDITPVYNGQDAIDYIDTYSYDIAILDLMLPDISGMSILNYISKKCLNTGVIILTAKEELGDKLKAFNLGANDYLTKPFFMEELKARIVSILKSIGKIKAGNIANFKNLEIDMKKKKVYINGFEISLNEKLYKLLEYLVLNKNVLLFKEQIFDNICGYNSDAATDIIEVYMSRLRKQIAKYGYDKYLITKRGMGYILDESAGD; encoded by the coding sequence ATGATAAAAATTCTATTAGTTGAAGACAATAAGGAGATAAGTCAGAATATAACAGAATTTTTTAAGGGCGAATATGATATAACACCTGTCTACAATGGACAAGATGCGATTGATTATATTGACACATATTCTTATGATATTGCTATACTTGACTTAATGCTCCCAGATATTAGTGGTATGAGCATCCTTAACTATATTTCAAAAAAATGTTTAAATACAGGTGTGATAATATTAACAGCAAAAGAAGAACTTGGAGATAAACTTAAAGCCTTTAATCTTGGAGCAAATGATTATTTAACAAAACCATTTTTTATGGAGGAGTTAAAAGCACGTATTGTTTCAATTTTAAAAAGCATAGGAAAAATAAAAGCGGGAAATATTGCAAATTTTAAGAATCTTGAAATTGATATGAAGAAGAAAAAAGTTTATATAAATGGCTTTGAAATAAGTCTTAATGAAAAATTATATAAACTTTTAGAATATCTTGTACTCAATAAAAATGTACTTTTATTTAAAGAACAAATTTTTGATAATATTTGTGGATATAATAGTGACGCTGCTACAGATATAATAGAAGTTTATATGAGTAGACTCAGAAAGCAGATTGCTAAATACGGATATGATAAATATCTTATTACTAAAAGAGGAATGGGTTATATTTTAGATGAAAGTGCAGGAGACTAG
- a CDS encoding HAMP domain-containing sensor histidine kinase, with protein sequence MRQNLFSSTRKKITIISTAIVFSCLIIFAIITGFLYSSRVLDNVDMQINQLTTLIKEESYENGFDSVNEALKREPPFNFKFKYDERPIKVPPNLIVIVYKDNELDNISKNLYFSSASLPDIPDDSIDNLIIIQKDEYTFRATTINVDNYKIEVLSNIDSEVHSIKRLRNSIFISFIILMTICCVLSRFLASRVLKPVKEAYDKQVFFVQDASHEMRTPLAVIKGKLELLAHSFGDTIDMHFDLISKMMTEIRSLEKLNSDLLLLSKEDINSSKQISEINLNKFIDDISDFYTDIAEVKNKKFKVTKPLNKINVKWDFDKIKRIVVILLENAFKYTDDSGIINLKFEEFNKYIQITVKDNGIGISEKDKERIFDRFYRSEKVRAESISGNGIGLSLLKSISKDFGIKIKVNSTLNKGTEFILNVPKEVK encoded by the coding sequence ATGAGACAGAATTTATTTTCATCTACAAGAAAAAAGATTACGATTATAAGCACAGCGATTGTTTTTTCATGTCTTATAATTTTTGCAATAATTACTGGATTTTTATATTCATCTAGGGTTTTAGATAATGTAGATATGCAGATAAATCAGTTAACAACTTTAATTAAAGAGGAAAGTTATGAAAATGGTTTTGATTCAGTAAACGAGGCTTTAAAAAGAGAACCACCATTTAATTTTAAATTTAAATACGATGAAAGACCGATAAAAGTTCCACCAAATCTAATAGTTATAGTTTACAAGGATAATGAACTTGATAATATCAGCAAAAATTTATATTTTAGCAGTGCAAGCCTTCCTGATATTCCAGATGATAGCATAGATAATTTAATTATAATACAGAAAGATGAATACACATTTAGAGCTACTACTATAAATGTTGATAATTATAAAATAGAAGTATTGTCTAATATAGATTCAGAGGTGCATTCAATAAAAAGGCTTAGAAATTCAATATTTATAAGCTTTATAATTTTAATGACAATATGCTGCGTATTATCTAGATTTCTAGCATCAAGAGTATTAAAACCTGTAAAGGAAGCTTATGATAAACAGGTATTTTTTGTTCAAGATGCATCGCATGAAATGAGAACACCTCTTGCTGTAATAAAAGGCAAATTGGAGCTGCTTGCTCATTCATTTGGAGATACAATAGATATGCATTTTGACCTTATATCAAAAATGATGACAGAAATAAGATCGCTTGAAAAGCTTAATTCAGATCTTCTTTTATTATCAAAGGAAGATATAAATTCAAGCAAACAGATAAGTGAAATAAACCTTAATAAGTTTATTGATGATATAAGTGATTTTTATACTGATATTGCAGAAGTAAAAAATAAGAAATTTAAAGTCACAAAACCTTTAAATAAAATAAATGTAAAATGGGACTTTGATAAAATAAAAAGAATAGTAGTAATACTTCTTGAAAATGCATTTAAATATACAGATGATAGCGGAATAATAAATCTTAAATTTGAAGAATTTAATAAATATATACAGATAACTGTTAAAGATAATGGAATAGGCATAAGTGAAAAAGATAAGGAAAGAATCTTCGATAGATTTTATAGAAGTGAAAAAGTGCGAGCAGAAAGCATATCTGGAAATGGAATAGGGCTTAGTCTTTTAAAATCTATATCTAAAGATTTTGGTATTAAAATAAAGGTAAATTCTACTCTTAACAAGGGAACAGAGTTTATACTTAATGTGCCTAAAGAAGTTAAGTGA